A genomic stretch from Rhodobacterales bacterium HKCCA1288 includes:
- a CDS encoding C40 family peptidase — protein MTEIVDIARDWIGTPYLHQASVKGAGCDCLGLIRGVWRSHLGAEPEVPPAYSYDWSEATGKEILWQAALRHLCPVSAEDVRVGDVLLFRMTETAVAKHLGILSRPAPAPHFIHAYSGHGVVETALGSAWARRIVARFRFPERYNV, from the coding sequence ATGACAGAGATTGTCGATATCGCGCGCGACTGGATTGGAACGCCCTATCTGCATCAGGCGAGTGTGAAAGGTGCGGGCTGTGATTGTCTTGGTTTGATCCGTGGCGTTTGGCGATCTCATCTTGGGGCTGAGCCTGAAGTGCCGCCTGCCTATAGCTATGATTGGTCTGAGGCCACGGGAAAAGAAATCCTGTGGCAGGCAGCCCTGCGTCATCTGTGCCCTGTTTCAGCGGAGGATGTGAGGGTTGGGGATGTGCTACTTTTTCGGATGACCGAGACGGCGGTGGCAAAACATTTAGGGATTTTGTCGAGGCCCGCGCCCGCGCCCCATTTCATTCATGCCTATAGCGGACATGGCGTTGTTGAAACGGCGCTTGGGTCTGCGTGGGCACGGCGCATTGTGGCGCGTTTTCGGTTTCCAGAAAGGTATAATGTCTGA
- a CDS encoding glycoside hydrolase/phage tail family protein: protein MATLVLSAAGAAIGGMIPGAIFGVTGATIGRAAGAMIGQRFDAPSAGVGSTSVSQGYVDRFRLTSAAEGAGMPRLYGQMRIGGQVIWASQFKETVTTSTQSIATGRGKGGRGSGAVEQTTTRYSYSISLAVGICEGPILGIGRIWADGMELDPATVEYRLYTDSDDQLPDGKIEAVEGAGQVPAYRGVAYVVFEDLQLAAFGNRVPQFAFEVARAAEPPEGLDAPVLNTAVQAVALIPGTGEYALSTRSVTFEEGLGRVRSANINSTSGRPDFTTALERLEAEYPALSSVLLVSSWFGDDLRVGQCRIRPKVEQRDVDGREMPWQSGGITRDQAEVIARIDGRSVYGGTPADDAVIEAIATLKSRGIKVLHYPFLLMEILPQNGLPDPYGASEQAAFPWRGRITTDIAPERVGSAGGTAAVTDEVAAFFGTASANDFSIGEGSVGYTGPDEWSYRRFILHNAALCAAAGGVEAFSIGSEMRGLTSLRDRVGFPAVTALRALLAEVRLILPEAKLGYSADWSEYFGHHPQDGTGDVFFNLDPLWSDPALDYVGIDNYMPLADWRDGADHLDAQIYDSEKNIAYLQANIEGGEGYDWFYASPADRDAQNRSTITDGLANKPWVFRYKDMRNWWANPHFDRIDGVEGNALDLRGEVAEAATAQNATVENRVGLNPSGRAVAQITLFTGGRVYLSRALEVDKVYRFEALMRSSDGTPLSGALSLNDGTVAEPYSLGADWQRVTLIFTATTSANELNICDIRSGGDSGTVDVSEIALVPEDAQTAWVPRAKPIWMTEIGCPAVDKGANQPNVFLDPKSSENAVPYYSNGARDDAMQMQFLRAWFGYWGNPAKNPVSDVYDGPMIDMRFSHIWAWDTRPYPAFPLRDDTWSDGKNYARGHWLSGRAAAQPLSAVVAEICARAGVRDIDVSRLYDVVSGHISLEQDSPRGQLQDLMQAYGFTAFEREGALRFAGLPLRAKDDITSDYTAVDGETGGITLIRDGAADDLGTIQLGFSEPERGYEPVTIEARFPQSDPTTVRQARLSLALRRGQAKAIALRWMAEARLARDKAVFSLPPSRRDIGVGDVITTDNRDTWRIERVEDRGSLSLEATRVDLSLRNNIEEVEGPLRFIGGVAPTPVTPVFFDLPLLRGDENPVAPYIGATAVPWPNRVAVYSSDAGALGGVRLDQVLDQPMILGQTETVLRQAQAGIWDRGGELRIRLVSGAFSASDTKSVLNGSNLALIGTGDGAEWEVFQFANARLIAPDLWGVSMRLRGQAGSDGIMPPEWPIGSYVALITPAIAQIDLALSARGLARDYRIGPASRNFDDPSYVMRSLAFEGAGLRPYAPAHLRARWQAGGWDITFIRRTRIDEDNWQGAEVPLGEARKAYLLRIRKDGIALREVSLDQPNYRYDGADIAPAPFDIEVAQISDSFGAGPFARIMINDT, encoded by the coding sequence ATGGCAACGCTAGTTTTATCGGCGGCAGGCGCCGCGATTGGGGGCATGATTCCTGGCGCCATTTTTGGCGTAACAGGGGCGACCATCGGGCGCGCTGCGGGGGCGATGATTGGACAAAGATTTGATGCGCCCTCTGCTGGTGTTGGATCTACATCGGTGTCGCAGGGCTATGTTGATCGATTTCGCCTAACAAGCGCGGCAGAAGGGGCGGGTATGCCCCGCCTTTATGGTCAAATGCGTATCGGTGGTCAGGTAATTTGGGCCAGTCAGTTCAAAGAAACTGTCACGACCAGCACCCAAAGCATTGCAACGGGACGGGGCAAAGGCGGTCGTGGGTCGGGCGCCGTTGAGCAAACCACAACGCGGTATAGCTATTCAATTTCCCTCGCCGTGGGTATTTGTGAAGGGCCCATTCTTGGCATTGGTCGGATTTGGGCCGATGGTATGGAGCTTGATCCCGCCACAGTTGAATATCGGCTTTACACGGACAGTGACGATCAACTGCCTGATGGCAAGATAGAAGCAGTCGAAGGGGCAGGGCAGGTGCCTGCTTATCGCGGCGTGGCCTATGTCGTCTTTGAAGATTTGCAATTGGCCGCTTTTGGAAATCGGGTGCCGCAATTTGCCTTTGAAGTGGCCCGCGCCGCAGAACCACCCGAAGGCCTTGATGCGCCTGTTTTAAACACGGCTGTGCAGGCGGTGGCCCTTATTCCGGGCACGGGCGAATACGCACTCTCCACCCGATCCGTTACATTTGAGGAGGGATTGGGGCGTGTGCGCAGCGCCAATATCAATTCGACCTCAGGACGGCCAGATTTCACCACCGCGCTTGAGCGATTAGAGGCGGAATATCCCGCGCTCTCCTCCGTTCTATTGGTCAGTAGTTGGTTCGGGGATGACCTGAGGGTTGGCCAATGCCGTATCCGACCCAAGGTTGAACAACGTGATGTGGATGGCCGCGAAATGCCATGGCAATCAGGCGGCATTACGCGCGATCAAGCTGAGGTCATCGCGCGGATTGACGGGCGATCGGTGTATGGCGGCACGCCCGCAGATGACGCAGTGATCGAGGCGATTGCAACGCTGAAATCTCGGGGCATCAAGGTCCTGCATTACCCATTTTTGTTGATGGAAATCTTACCGCAAAATGGCTTGCCTGATCCTTATGGCGCTTCGGAGCAGGCGGCCTTTCCTTGGCGGGGACGGATCACCACAGATATCGCACCAGAACGCGTGGGAAGTGCAGGGGGAACTGCGGCCGTCACCGATGAGGTGGCGGCCTTTTTTGGCACAGCATCGGCCAATGATTTTTCGATTGGCGAAGGATCGGTTGGCTATACTGGGCCAGATGAATGGAGCTATCGCCGTTTTATTTTGCACAACGCCGCCCTGTGCGCGGCCGCAGGCGGGGTAGAGGCGTTTTCCATCGGATCAGAGATGCGCGGTCTGACCAGTCTCAGAGATCGTGTTGGATTTCCCGCAGTTACGGCGCTGCGCGCACTCTTGGCCGAGGTACGGTTGATTTTGCCAGAGGCCAAACTTGGATATTCCGCAGATTGGAGCGAATATTTTGGGCATCATCCACAAGATGGAACGGGGGATGTCTTTTTCAACCTTGATCCGCTTTGGTCTGATCCCGCGCTCGATTACGTGGGAATTGATAACTACATGCCCTTGGCAGATTGGCGCGATGGGGCTGACCATCTAGACGCGCAAATCTATGACAGCGAGAAAAATATCGCATATCTGCAAGCCAATATTGAGGGCGGTGAAGGATATGATTGGTTCTACGCCAGCCCTGCGGATCGTGATGCGCAGAACCGTAGCACGATCACCGATGGCCTCGCCAACAAGCCATGGGTGTTTCGATATAAAGATATGCGCAATTGGTGGGCGAACCCTCATTTTGACCGGATAGACGGGGTTGAGGGGAACGCACTTGATCTGCGCGGTGAGGTTGCAGAAGCGGCCACAGCGCAGAACGCGACAGTCGAAAACCGCGTTGGCCTGAACCCATCAGGGCGGGCGGTCGCGCAGATTACCCTTTTCACTGGGGGGCGCGTGTACCTATCGCGGGCATTGGAGGTTGATAAGGTTTACCGATTTGAGGCGCTTATGCGCAGCAGCGATGGCACGCCGCTGTCGGGCGCGCTGAGCCTTAATGATGGCACTGTGGCTGAGCCCTATAGCCTTGGCGCGGATTGGCAGCGCGTCACACTTATATTTACTGCAACAACATCCGCCAATGAATTGAATATATGTGATATTCGTTCAGGTGGCGATAGTGGTACCGTTGATGTATCCGAAATCGCCTTGGTGCCTGAGGACGCGCAAACAGCATGGGTGCCGCGCGCCAAACCAATTTGGATGACAGAAATCGGCTGCCCCGCAGTGGATAAGGGGGCCAATCAACCGAATGTCTTTCTTGATCCAAAATCAAGCGAGAACGCAGTGCCCTATTATTCGAACGGCGCACGCGATGATGCGATGCAAATGCAATTCCTGCGGGCCTGGTTCGGGTATTGGGGGAATCCCGCAAAGAATCCCGTCTCAGATGTCTATGATGGGCCGATGATTGATATGCGCTTTAGCCATATCTGGGCGTGGGACACCCGCCCTTACCCTGCTTTCCCTTTGCGGGATGACACGTGGTCGGATGGCAAAAACTATGCGCGGGGGCATTGGCTGTCTGGTCGCGCTGCGGCACAGCCCTTATCCGCTGTGGTTGCTGAAATTTGCGCGCGCGCAGGCGTGCGGGATATTGATGTCAGTCGTCTTTATGACGTGGTGTCAGGGCATATCAGCCTAGAGCAAGACAGCCCGCGTGGTCAGCTGCAGGATTTGATGCAAGCCTATGGGTTTACCGCATTCGAGCGAGAAGGTGCCTTGCGTTTTGCAGGCCTGCCGTTGCGGGCAAAGGATGACATCACTTCAGATTACACGGCGGTTGATGGTGAAACAGGGGGGATCACTCTGATCCGAGATGGGGCAGCGGATGATCTAGGCACCATTCAATTGGGATTCAGCGAGCCCGAGCGGGGCTATGAGCCTGTGACAATAGAGGCGCGCTTTCCACAATCTGACCCCACGACAGTGCGACAGGCGCGCCTCTCTCTGGCATTGCGGCGCGGTCAAGCCAAGGCGATTGCATTGCGTTGGATGGCAGAGGCCCGCTTGGCCCGAGATAAAGCGGTTTTTTCGCTTCCACCTTCGCGCCGCGATATTGGGGTGGGCGATGTTATAACAACGGATAATAGGGATACATGGCGCATTGAGCGAGTCGAAGATCGCGGCAGCCTATCTTTGGAGGCCACGCGTGTTGATTTATCGCTGCGCAACAACATTGAAGAAGTTGAGGGGCCATTGCGCTTTATCGGGGGTGTCGCGCCTACGCCCGTGACGCCCGTCTTTTTTGATCTGCCCCTCTTGCGGGGAGATGAAAACCCTGTGGCACCCTATATTGGCGCAACCGCCGTGCCATGGCCGAACCGCGTGGCGGTTTATTCAAGTGATGCAGGGGCCTTGGGGGGTGTGCGGCTTGATCAAGTCTTGGATCAGCCCATGATCCTTGGACAAACCGAAACTGTCTTGAGGCAAGCTCAGGCAGGCATTTGGGATCGCGGGGGTGAGTTGCGGATCCGCCTTGTGTCGGGGGCATTCTCCGCAAGCGACACAAAAAGCGTTCTGAACGGGTCGAATTTGGCGTTGATTGGCACTGGTGATGGCGCTGAGTGGGAAGTCTTTCAATTTGCGAATGCCCGTTTGATTGCGCCAGATCTATGGGGGGTTTCGATGCGACTGCGGGGGCAGGCGGGGAGTGACGGGATCATGCCCCCAGAATGGCCGATTGGAAGCTATGTTGCCTTGATTACACCGGCCATCGCACAAATTGATCTTGCGCTTTCAGCGCGGGGTTTGGCGCGAGATTATCGCATTGGCCCTGCATCGCGCAATTTCGATGACCCAAGCTATGTGATGCGCAGCCTTGCCTTTGAGGGGGCAGGATTGCGGCCTTATGCGCCTGCGCATCTGCGGGCGCGGTGGCAAGCAGGCGGGTGGGATATCACTTTTATCCGCCGCACACGGATTGACGAGGATAATTGGCAGGGCGCCGAGGTGCCCCTTGGAGAAGCGCGCAAGGCTTACCTTTTGCGTATTCGCAAAGATGGGATCGCTCTGCGCGAGGTCAGCCTAGATCAGCCAAACTATCGCTATGATGGTGCAGATATCGCGCCAGCCCCTTTTGATATTGAAGTTGCCCAAATCTCCGACAGTTTCGGGGCGGGGCCATTTGCAAGGATCATGATCAATGACACTTAG
- a CDS encoding DUF2793 domain-containing protein yields the protein MTLSPNLALPFLSAAQAQKHVTVNEALTRLDRVVQLRLSGIDTNLPPANPAEGSIYAVGATAQDDFAGHAGQLALFSNGGWDYITPAIGWQGYDVSAREILRFDGVTWQRPQISGAPLGGGVEVRSASLDLVIAPGASATTDPIFPERSIGLGVTGLVTSTLTGTLSTWAIGVADDPLRFGSGISLGVNSWVKGPQAPLVYWSPTALTLTAEGGVFSGGTVRLVAHYIELSLPDWV from the coding sequence ATGACACTTAGCCCTAATCTTGCACTGCCGTTTCTCAGCGCAGCACAGGCACAAAAACATGTTACAGTGAACGAGGCTTTGACCCGTCTAGATAGGGTGGTTCAATTGCGGCTGAGCGGGATTGACACGAACCTTCCCCCCGCAAATCCTGCGGAAGGGTCGATTTATGCGGTTGGGGCCACTGCCCAAGATGATTTTGCGGGTCACGCAGGGCAACTCGCGCTGTTTAGCAATGGGGGATGGGATTACATCACGCCCGCAATCGGGTGGCAGGGCTATGATGTGAGCGCCCGTGAAATCTTGCGATTTGATGGCGTGACGTGGCAACGCCCGCAGATCAGCGGCGCGCCCTTGGGCGGGGGCGTTGAGGTGCGATCCGCATCCCTTGATCTCGTGATTGCCCCCGGTGCGAGTGCCACAACAGACCCGATTTTTCCAGAACGCAGCATCGGGTTGGGGGTCACGGGATTGGTCACATCCACGCTCACGGGCACGCTGAGCACATGGGCGATTGGGGTCGCAGACGACCCCTTGCGATTTGGATCAGGCATATCTTTGGGTGTCAATTCATGGGTGAAAGGGCCGCAAGCGCCGCTTGTTTATTGGTCACCAACGGCCCTCACCCTGACTGCAGAAGGCGGTGTGTTTTCAGGTGGAACGGTGCGATTGGTGGCGCATTATATTGAATTAAGCCTGCCCGATTGGGTCTAA
- the cysE gene encoding serine O-acetyltransferase, with protein MAQTHPKPSKLDPVWDRILREAEEAIVAEPLLGGVIHGCVLHHKSLEAALAYRMSQKLASSEMSEQILREIADEAYRSDPSLGAAARADIVAVTDRDPACHRFIQPLLYFKGFQAVQAYRLGHWLWRQGRRDFAYFIQMRTSELFGVDIHPNARIGQGIMIDHAHSIVIGETAVVGDNVSMLHSVTLGGTGKEEEDRHPKIGDGVLIGAGAKVLGNIRVGHCSRIAAGSVVLHEVPDCTTVAGVPAKVVGEAGCAQPSISMDQLLPTGKNE; from the coding sequence ATGGCCCAAACACATCCAAAACCATCGAAGCTGGATCCTGTATGGGATCGTATCTTGCGCGAGGCGGAGGAGGCTATTGTGGCCGAGCCTCTGCTGGGTGGTGTGATCCATGGCTGCGTGCTGCATCATAAATCGCTAGAGGCGGCACTGGCCTATCGAATGTCGCAGAAGCTAGCCTCAAGCGAGATGAGCGAACAAATCCTGCGTGAGATTGCAGACGAGGCCTATCGCAGCGACCCATCTCTTGGGGCAGCGGCCCGTGCAGATATTGTTGCCGTGACGGATCGCGACCCTGCCTGCCATCGTTTCATCCAACCGCTTCTCTATTTCAAAGGGTTTCAAGCGGTGCAGGCCTATCGTTTGGGTCATTGGCTGTGGCGGCAGGGACGGCGCGATTTTGCATATTTCATCCAAATGCGCACCTCTGAGCTATTCGGCGTGGATATCCACCCCAATGCGCGGATCGGGCAGGGGATCATGATCGACCACGCGCATTCTATCGTGATCGGTGAAACGGCCGTGGTCGGCGACAATGTGTCGATGCTGCATTCGGTGACCTTAGGCGGCACAGGCAAAGAGGAAGAAGATCGGCATCCCAAAATTGGGGATGGCGTGTTGATCGGCGCAGGCGCCAAAGTTTTGGGCAATATACGTGTTGGTCACTGCTCGCGCATTGCCGCTGGTTCTGTTGTCCTGCACGAGGTGCCTGATTGCACCACAGTTGCAGGGGTGCCTGCAAAGGTTGTGGGTGAGGCAGGGTGCGCACAGCCCTCTATCAGCATGGATCAACTTTTACCAACTGGCAAAAACGAATAA
- the typA gene encoding translational GTPase TypA: MELRNIAIIAHVDHGKTTLVDELLKQSGAFRENQAVAERAMDSNDLERERGITILAKATSVEWNGARINIVDTPGHADFGGEVERILSMVDGVVLLVDAAEGPMPQTKFVTSKALALGLRPIVVLNKVDKPDAEPDRALNECFDLFASLGASDEQLDFPHLYASGRSGWADTSLEGPRKDLTALFELVMRHVPAPRQIAECSAPFRMLATTLGSDPFIGRILTGRVESGTLKPNETVKALSRDGTQIESFRVSKILAFRGLGQQPIDAAEAGDIVTLAGMTKATVADTICAPQVTEAIPAQPIDPPTITVTFGINDSPLAGRDGKKVQSRVIRERLMKEAESNVAIKVTDTPGGEAFEVAGRGELQMGVLIENMRREGFELSISRPQVLFREEGGQRLEPIEEVTVDVDDEYAGAVIEKITGPRKGDLVEMKQNGGKTRIVAHVPSRGLIGYHGEFLTDTRGTGVLNRVFHEWAPHKGPIPGRRAGVLISMEDGEAVAYALWNLEERGRMFIGPQEKVYQGMIIGEHSRDNDLEVNPLKGKKLTNVRASGSDEAVRLTPHVQFSLEEAIAYVDDDELVEVTPNSIRLRKRFLDPHERKRQSRAAS, encoded by the coding sequence ATGGAACTGCGTAATATCGCGATTATCGCCCATGTCGACCATGGCAAAACAACCCTTGTTGATGAGCTGCTCAAGCAATCGGGCGCCTTCCGCGAGAACCAAGCCGTGGCTGAGCGCGCGATGGACAGCAATGACCTAGAGCGCGAGCGCGGGATCACTATTCTGGCGAAAGCCACTAGTGTGGAATGGAATGGCGCGCGCATTAATATTGTGGACACTCCAGGCCACGCCGATTTCGGCGGTGAGGTGGAGCGCATTTTGAGCATGGTGGATGGCGTGGTGTTGTTGGTGGATGCCGCAGAAGGGCCAATGCCGCAGACGAAATTCGTAACGTCCAAGGCACTGGCGCTAGGTCTGCGCCCCATTGTTGTGCTGAACAAGGTGGATAAACCTGATGCCGAGCCTGATCGCGCCTTGAACGAATGTTTTGATCTGTTTGCTTCGCTTGGGGCAAGTGATGAGCAGCTTGATTTCCCGCATCTCTATGCATCGGGGCGCTCTGGTTGGGCGGATACATCGCTAGAAGGGCCGCGCAAGGATTTGACGGCGCTGTTTGAATTGGTGATGCGCCATGTCCCTGCCCCGCGTCAGATTGCAGAATGCAGCGCGCCGTTTCGGATGCTGGCCACAACGCTTGGTTCTGACCCGTTTATTGGGCGCATCCTGACAGGGCGCGTTGAAAGCGGCACGCTAAAGCCAAATGAAACCGTTAAGGCGCTGTCACGTGATGGCACCCAAATCGAAAGCTTTCGGGTGAGCAAAATCTTGGCCTTCCGCGGCTTGGGCCAGCAACCCATCGATGCAGCTGAAGCGGGGGATATTGTGACCCTTGCGGGTATGACCAAGGCCACTGTGGCAGATACAATCTGCGCGCCCCAAGTCACCGAGGCGATCCCTGCGCAACCGATTGACCCGCCTACGATTACTGTGACCTTCGGCATCAATGACAGCCCTCTTGCAGGCCGCGATGGCAAAAAGGTGCAAAGCCGCGTGATCCGTGAGCGTCTGATGAAAGAGGCGGAATCGAATGTGGCCATCAAGGTCACTGATACACCTGGCGGCGAGGCGTTTGAGGTCGCAGGGCGCGGCGAATTGCAGATGGGTGTCTTGATCGAGAACATGCGCCGCGAGGGGTTTGAACTGTCGATTTCCCGCCCGCAAGTTTTGTTCCGTGAGGAAGGCGGCCAACGTCTAGAACCCATCGAAGAAGTGACTGTCGATGTGGATGATGAATATGCAGGGGCGGTGATTGAGAAAATCACAGGCCCGCGCAAGGGCGATCTGGTCGAGATGAAGCAAAATGGCGGCAAGACCCGTATCGTGGCACATGTGCCATCGCGGGGTTTGATCGGCTATCACGGGGAATTCTTGACCGATACGCGCGGCACAGGTGTGCTGAACCGCGTCTTTCACGAATGGGCACCCCATAAAGGGCCAATTCCCGGTCGGCGCGCAGGCGTTTTGATCTCGATGGAAGATGGCGAGGCCGTGGCCTATGCCCTGTGGAACCTTGAAGAGCGTGGCCGCATGTTCATTGGCCCGCAGGAAAAGGTCTATCAAGGCATGATCATTGGCGAACATAGCCGCGACAATGATCTAGAAGTGAACCCGCTTAAGGGCAAGAAATTGACCAATGTGCGCGCCTCTGGCTCTGATGAGGCAGTGCGCCTGACCCCGCATGTTCAATTCAGCCTCGAAGAGGCCATCGCCTATGTTGATGATGATGAACTGGTTGAAGTGACGCCAAATTCGATCCGTTTGCGCAAGCGCTTCCTTGATCCGCACGAGCGTAAACGCCAATCGCGCGCGGCAAGCTAA